A single genomic interval of Rhinopithecus roxellana isolate Shanxi Qingling chromosome 11, ASM756505v1, whole genome shotgun sequence harbors:
- the JCAD gene encoding junctional protein associated with coronary artery disease: protein MYSVEDLLISHGYKLSRDLPAPREDNPKGRQAARTGTRAGQGLQNGHEDGPAALAPHKTSAGKGHVSDSESRRSTPRGPGEPQSTSASRTSEAGFYNQPTSAWSSHPPTGNDQAYRRRGRQEARSQKPREHENLEARGMAQAHSLPVHMREGPWEVGGRSEHVMKKPVWEEELRMSGPAKWQNVSLESWNQSRKLGRQMSDGDGERLFQDLYPFIQGEHVLNSQNKGKSRSLPRVLSPESLSCTDIPIPFNERHSPKMPPYPPTCTPNLDSTRNSEKGGSSAPFPRPKFGRPLKPPSYSSHQQSRGGADSSDSQDSQQMDAYVPRHELCLSDPGLEPPVYVPPPSYRSPPQNIPNPYLEDTVPINVCGDHSQQQSPTEKAGASGQPPSGPPGTGNEYGASTRSPQGLPAHPRPVTAYDGFVQYIPFDDPRLRHFKLAQPQGFCEDIKLDDKSYNSSPVTAQELAHGGMQPDGAIWNPQSLIPLSGDQRGPVLANPSPRWLWGQLPGDGENSGLPDQRGHCVARGQWPDVRGSQHGHTGRQVSSPYSQGESTCETQTKLKKFQTGTRTKNSSKTKMNETIFCLVSIPVKSESHLPDRDMDNNDLKPSADQKNGSDKSPALQEQSLLSMSSTDLELQALTGSMGGRTEFQKQDLGEPEEDRQTNDLSLIHLTKHRELKHSGSWPGHRYRDQQTQTSFSEEPQSSQLLPGAKPGGPSYAALSPKRSDPAASEAQTHTAFPSSDHKQRPSARNLKGHRSLSPSSNSAFSRTSLSVDQAPVPKAGQSQPCADVHGRGAHPGPKREVVKGEPTGPCNSKQLFGQFLLKPVSRRPWDLISQLESFNKELQEEEESSSSSSSSSSEESEAEPQQENRAHCRQEDVGFRRNSLEMRVEPQPRVWVPESPVCRSGRGKNKSESWSEELQPGHPRAWPPSPGRFCMEDGGDAPLWSADGSMSAEKRHLEVSNGMDELADSPFPVMRMSSRSSDAKPLPPSYPAKPREPQESQKITSAFSSVKPSETVPRKVDSGGERSTGLPLSLSNKNRGLSAPDLRSVGLTPGQEQGASELEGSLGEASTIEIPPGESLQARAARILGIEVAVESLLPGTRIVGQNQPAEPDASAYTPESPQEELPSRPAPADVPRVSTDAFYGRRKCGWTKSPLFVGDRDSARRAPQAFEHSDVDGIVTSTDPIPEPEPSPLESKFFERKDVETKPPFRSTLFHFVERTPSVAGSEKRLRSPSKVIESLQEKLASPPRRADPDRLMRMKEVSSVSRMRFLSFRNADSQEEAEELKATTRGQAGLPGGLVSPGSGDRAQRVDHSLSVSKGSISREEKEHPAAQKEKSVDQDFWCPDSYDPSRVERV, encoded by the exons GTTTTATAATCAACCCACCTCAGCATGGTCCTCTCATCCCCCCACTGGTAACGACCAAGCCTACCGGAGGAGAGGACGGCAAGAAGCCAGGAGCCAGAAGCCGAGGGAGCATGAAAACCTGGAGGCCAGAGGAATGGCCCAAGCTCACAGCCTGCCTGTCCACATGAGGGAGGGTCCGTGGGAAGTTGGAGGAAGGTCAGAGCATGTGATGAAGAAGCCAGTTTGGGAAGAAGAATTGAGAATGTCGGGTCCTGCCAAGTGGCAGAATGTCAGCCTGGAAAGTTGGAACCAGTCAAGGAAATTAGGGAGGCAGATGTCtgatggggatggggagagacTGTTTCAAGACCTGTACCCATTCATTCAAGGAGAACACGTGTTGAATTCTCAAAACAAAGGGAAATCCCGCTCACTGCCTAGAGTTCTTTCCCCCGAGAGTCTGAGTTGCACCGACATTCCCATTCCATTCAATGAAAGACATTCACCTAAAATGCCACCATATCCTCCCACTTGCACACCGAATTTGGACTCCACGAGGAATTCTGAGAAGGGTGGCAGCTCAGCCCCATTTCCCCGGCCTAAGTTTGGGAGGCCCCTCAAGCCCCCATCTTACAGCTCGCACCAGCAGTCTAGGGGAGGAGCGGACAGCAGTGACTCTCAGGACAGCCAGCAGATGGACGCCTATGTCCCCAGGCATGAGCTCTGCCTGTCCGACCCTGGATTGGAACCTCCAGTGTATGTGCCTCCGCCCTCATACAGATCGCCCCCACAGAACATCCCAAACCCCTACCTGGAAGACACAGTGCCCATAAATGTATGTGGTGATCACAGTCAACAGCAGTCTCCGACCGAGAAGGCTGGGGCCAGCGGTCAGCCTCCTTCGGGCCCCCCTGGAACTGGGAATGAGTATGGTGCGAGCACCCGCTCGCCTCAGGGGCTCCCTGCACACCCCCGACCCGTCACTGCCTACGATGGCTTCGTTCAGTACATTCCCTTTGATGATCCACGGTTACGACATTTTAAACTAGCTCAGCCCCAGGGTTTCTGTGAAGACATAAAGCTTGACGATAAATCATATAACTCCAGTCCTGTCACTGCCCAAGAGCTGGCTCATGGAGGAATGCAGCCTGATGGTGCCATTTGGAATCCACAGAGCTTAATACCCCTGTCGGGGGATCAGAGAGGCCcggtcttggccaatcccagcccCCGGTGGCTGTGGGGCCAGCTCCCCGGGGATGGGGAAAACAGTGGCCTCCCTGACCAGAGAGGCCACTGTGTGGCGAGGGGACAGTGGCCTGATGTGAGAGGCAGCCAGCACGGGCACACTGGGAGACAAGTTTCCTCCCCATACTCACAGGGCGAGAGCACCTGCGAAACTCAAACCAAGCTCAAAAAGTTCCAAACTGGGACTCGTACCAAGAACAgttcaaagacaaaaatgaatgagactatattttgtttggtttctaTCCCAGTGAAATCAGAATCACATCTGCCAGATAGAGATATGGACAACAATGACTTAAAGCCCAGTGCTGATCAAAAGAATGGGTCTGATAAGAGCCCGGCTCTGCAAGAACAGAGTCTGCTGAGCATGTCTTCCACCGACCTGGAGTTGCAGGCCCTCACAGGAAGCATGGGTGGGAGAACGGAGTTCCAAAAACAAGATCTAGGGGAACCAGaagaagacagacaaacaaatgacCTCAGTCTCATCCACCTTACAAAGCACAGAGAACTCAAGCATTCTGGCTCTTGGCCAGGGCACCGGTACAGAGATCAGCAAACACAAACCAGTTTCTCCGAGGAACCCCAAAGTTCACAGCTGCTCCCTGGTGCAAAGCCAGGAGGGCCGAGTTATGCCGCTTTGAGTCCAAAACGTTCGGACCCTGCTGCCTCCGAAGCTCAGACGCACACAGCGTTCCCTTCTAGTGATCACAAACAGAGGCCAAGTGCCCGTAACCTGAAAGGCCACAGGTCCCTCAGCCCATCCAGCAACAGTGCTTTCTCAAGGACTTCCTTGTCCGTAGATCAGGCACCGGTGCCAAAAGCAGGCCAAAGTCAGCCCTGCGCGGATGTCCACGGGCGTGGAGCCCACCCTGGGCCTAAGCGGGAGGTGGTGAAGGGGGAGCCCACAGGCCCGTGCAACAGTAAACAACTCTTTGGGCAGTTTCTCCTGAAACCGGTCAGCCGTCGTCCCTGGGATTTGATCAGTCAGTTAGAAAGTTTTAACAAGGAGctccaggaagaggaagaaagcagcagtagcagcagcagtagcagcagtgaggaaagtgaggcagagCCACAGCAGGAGAACCGTGCTCACTGCAGACAGGAGGATGTGGGCTTCCGCAGAAACAGCCTGGAAATGAGGGTTGAGCCACAGCCGAGGGTGTGGGTGCCGGAGAGCCCTGTGTGCAGGTCGGGAAGAGGTAAGAATAAGTCTGAGAGCTGGAGTGAGGAGCTGCAGCCTGGCCACCCACGTGCCTGGCCTCCATCCCCAGGCCGCTTTTGCATGGAAGACGGTGGCGATGCACCTTTGTGGTCAGCAGACGGAAGCATGAGTGCAGAGAAGAGACACCTGGAGGTTAGCAATGGAATGGATGAGCTGGCAGATAGCCCATTTCCTGTGATGAGAATGTCTTCAAGATCAAGTGATGCAAAACCACTGCCCCCATCCTATCCAGCTAAACCTAGGGAGCCCCAGGAAAGTCAGAAAATCACCAGTGCTTTCAGCTCTGTGAAACCAAGTGAAACGGTCCCTCGGAAGGTTGACAGTGGTGGAGAGAGGAGCACAGGGCTCCCGCTGTCCCTGTCTAACAAGAACCGAGGGCTCTCAGCTCCAGACTTACGGTCTGTGGGGCTCACCCCTGGGCAAGAGCAGGGTGCCAGCGAGCTAGAGGGGTCTTTGGGTGAAGCGAGCACAATAGAAATCCCCCCAGGTGAGTCCTTGCAAGCCAGGGCTGCAAGGATCCTGGGCATTGAGGTAGCAGTGGAGTCCCTCCTGCCGGGCACCCGTATAGTGGGACAGAACCAGCCTGCTGAGCCCGATGCAAGTGCCTACACCCCAGAGTCCCCCCAGGAAGAGTTGCCATCTCGCCCAGCACCGGCAGATGTCCCCAGGGTGTCCACTGATGCCTTTTATGGCAGGAGGAAGTGTGGCTGGACTAAGAGCCCTCTCTTTGTAGGGGACAGGGACAGTGCCAGACGGGCTCCTCAGGCTTTCGAGCACTCAGATGTGGACGGGATTGTCACCAGCACAGACCCCATCCCTGAGCCTGAGCCCAGCCCCTTGGAGTCCAAGTTCTTCGAACGAAAGGATGTGGAGACAAAACCACCCTTCAGGTCCACTTTGTTCCATTTTGTAGAAAGAACTCCAAGTGTGGCAGGCTCAGAAAAGAGACTCAGAAGCCCTTCCAAAGTGATTGAAAGTTTACAAGAGAAACTGGCCTCCCCGCCTAGGAGAGCAGACCCTGACCGCCTGATGAGAATGAAAGAGGTGAGCTCAGTGTCACGGATGAGATTCCTGAGCTTCAGGAATGCCGACTCCCAGGAAGAGGCCGAGGAATTGAAGGCCACCACaaggggccaggctgggctcccGGGAGGCCTTGTGTCTCCTGGCAGTGGGGACCGGGCTCAGAGAGTGGACCACTCACTCTCTGTCTCTAAGGGCAGCATCTCCAGGGAAGAGAAGGAGCATCCGGCAGCACAAAAGGAGAAGAGCGTGGATCAAGACTTCTGGTGCCCAG ATTCCTATGACCCTAGCAGAGTGGAGAGGGTGTGA